One segment of Deltaproteobacteria bacterium DNA contains the following:
- a CDS encoding agmatine deiminase family protein, which yields MTASATLAPEWAPHAATWTAWPSHHDLWGDDLAGARAAVAALGRALVDAGERVDLLVLPGSGAPVPGATARPAPFGDIWLRDTGPIFVRRAGVLEAARFRWNGWGGKYLLDHDAEVGDAIARWAGAAIRRHGWVLEGGAIDVDGTGRCLTTRQCLLNPNRNPGMDAPAVEGALRDALGVDRVLWLGDGLINDHTDGHVDNLARFVAPGVAMCMEPGPGDPNREVLAAAMRDLRRFGLEVIAVPSPGRVDDRDGRPLPASYLNFYIGNGVVAVPTFGVAADDAALAAIEAAFPGRRVAGIPARALLAGGGALHCITKEQPA from the coding sequence ATGACCGCCTCCGCCACCCTCGCCCCCGAGTGGGCCCCGCACGCCGCCACGTGGACCGCGTGGCCAAGCCACCACGACCTGTGGGGCGACGATCTGGCCGGCGCGCGCGCCGCGGTGGCCGCGCTGGGTCGGGCGTTGGTCGACGCCGGCGAGCGCGTCGACCTGCTCGTGCTGCCCGGATCCGGCGCCCCGGTACCTGGCGCGACGGCGCGGCCGGCGCCGTTCGGCGACATCTGGCTGCGCGACACCGGTCCGATCTTCGTGCGCCGCGCTGGCGTCCTCGAGGCGGCGCGGTTCAGGTGGAACGGCTGGGGCGGCAAGTACCTGCTGGACCACGACGCCGAGGTCGGCGACGCGATCGCGCGGTGGGCGGGAGCGGCCATTCGCCGCCACGGCTGGGTGCTCGAGGGCGGCGCGATCGACGTCGACGGCACCGGGCGCTGTCTCACGACGCGCCAGTGCCTGCTCAATCCGAACCGCAACCCGGGCATGGACGCGCCCGCGGTCGAGGGGGCACTGCGCGACGCCCTCGGCGTCGATCGCGTGCTGTGGCTCGGCGACGGGCTGATCAACGATCACACCGACGGCCACGTCGACAACCTGGCGCGCTTCGTCGCGCCCGGCGTCGCGATGTGCATGGAGCCAGGCCCCGGCGACCCGAACCGCGAGGTGCTCGCCGCGGCGATGCGCGACCTGCGCCGGTTCGGGCTCGAGGTGATCGCGGTCCCGTCGCCGGGACGGGTCGACGACCGCGACGGCCGGCCGCTGCCGGCCAGCTATCTCAACTTCTACATCGGCAACGGCGTGGTGGCCGTTCCCACGTTCGGCGTCGCGGCCGACGACGCCGCGTTGGCGGCGATCGAGGCGGCGTTCCCGGGCCGGCGCGTCGCCGGCATTCCAGCCCGGGCGCTGCTCGCGGGCGGCGGCGCGTTGCACTGCATCACGAAGGAGCAACCGGCATGA
- the aguB gene encoding N-carbamoylputrescine amidase, with amino-acid sequence MTTVRIAAIQCALPDDPDAAIARVADLVRNAARDGAQVVLPPELFSGHYFPREQRDDAFDRAHPVDADPAVARCRDLAAAFGVVIPVSFFERAGQAFYNSVALIDAGGALLGVYRKSHIPDGPGYQEKYFFRPGDTGFRAWRTAYGFIGVGICWDQWFPECARAMALLGADVLLYPTAIGSEPAAPDLDTRDMWRRVMIGHAVANMVPIAAANRVGDESGQRFYGSSFVCDHTGAIAAELSRDAEGIAIATVDLAAARRDRASFGFFRDRRPELYRILTTADGSQEVP; translated from the coding sequence ATGACCACCGTCCGCATCGCCGCCATTCAGTGCGCGCTGCCCGATGACCCGGACGCCGCGATCGCCCGCGTCGCCGACCTCGTGCGCAACGCGGCGCGCGACGGCGCGCAGGTCGTGTTGCCACCGGAACTATTCTCGGGCCACTACTTCCCGCGCGAGCAGCGCGACGACGCGTTCGACCGCGCGCATCCGGTAGACGCGGACCCCGCGGTCGCGCGGTGCCGCGATCTGGCCGCCGCGTTCGGCGTCGTCATCCCCGTGTCGTTCTTCGAGCGGGCGGGCCAGGCGTTCTACAACAGCGTCGCCCTGATCGACGCCGGCGGCGCCCTGCTCGGCGTGTACCGCAAGAGCCACATCCCCGACGGCCCGGGGTATCAGGAAAAGTACTTCTTCCGCCCGGGCGACACCGGCTTTCGCGCGTGGCGCACCGCATACGGTTTCATCGGCGTCGGCATCTGCTGGGACCAGTGGTTCCCCGAGTGCGCGCGCGCGATGGCGCTGCTCGGGGCCGACGTGCTGTTGTACCCGACGGCGATCGGCAGCGAGCCGGCGGCGCCCGACCTCGACACGCGCGACATGTGGCGTCGCGTGATGATCGGCCACGCGGTCGCGAACATGGTCCCAATCGCGGCGGCCAATCGGGTCGGCGACGAAAGCGGCCAGCGGTTCTACGGCAGCTCGTTCGTGTGCGACCACACCGGCGCGATCGCCGCCGAGCTGTCGCGCGACGCCGAGGGCATCGCAATCGCCACGGTCGACCTGGCCGCGGCGCGACGCGACCGCGCCAGCTTCGGCTTCTTCCGCGACCGCCGCCCCGAGCTGTACCGCATTCTCACCACGGCAGACGGCAGCCAGGAGGTTCCATGA
- a CDS encoding enoyl-CoA hydratase/isomerase family protein, whose product MTTTDAPLVNVKTADGVAVFELCNPPANGYSYEMFRQLDAAILDARMDDSVHVIVLRGAGDRFFCAGADIGMLEKADPTFKYYFCLHANETLLRLEHTPKLVIAAINGHCVGGGLEVAMAADLRVAKAGAGKIGLPEVALGVLPGTGGTQRLARLVGKAKAIELMTRGDTVTVDEARALGLINDIYEADEFWPRVMDLARSFCPPNKAARAVGLIKRAVQTGAEIPLESGLALERELQQRLFTSEDAREGLAAFVEKRQARFRGR is encoded by the coding sequence ATGACGACGACCGACGCTCCACTCGTGAACGTGAAGACCGCCGACGGCGTCGCGGTGTTCGAGCTGTGCAACCCGCCGGCCAACGGCTACTCGTACGAGATGTTCCGCCAGCTCGACGCCGCGATCCTGGACGCGCGGATGGACGACTCCGTCCACGTGATCGTCCTGCGGGGCGCCGGCGATCGGTTCTTTTGCGCGGGTGCGGACATCGGCATGCTCGAGAAGGCCGACCCGACGTTCAAGTACTACTTCTGCCTGCACGCCAACGAGACACTGCTGCGCCTCGAGCACACGCCGAAGCTCGTCATCGCGGCAATCAACGGCCACTGCGTCGGCGGCGGACTGGAGGTGGCGATGGCGGCCGACCTGCGCGTGGCCAAGGCCGGCGCCGGCAAGATCGGCCTGCCCGAGGTGGCGCTCGGCGTGCTGCCCGGCACCGGAGGCACCCAGCGACTCGCCCGCCTCGTCGGCAAGGCCAAGGCGATCGAGCTGATGACGCGCGGCGACACGGTCACCGTCGACGAGGCGCGCGCGCTCGGCTTGATCAACGACATCTACGAAGCGGACGAATTCTGGCCGCGCGTGATGGATCTCGCGCGCAGCTTCTGTCCGCCGAACAAGGCCGCGCGCGCAGTCGGGCTGATCAAGCGGGCGGTGCAGACCGGCGCCGAGATCCCGCTCGAAAGCGGCCTCGCGCTCGAGCGCGAGTTGCAGCAACGCCTGTTTACGTCGGAAGACGCCCGCGAGGGGCTCGCCGCGTTCGTCGAAAAACGACAAGCTCGCTTCCGGGGCCGGTAG